One window from the genome of Rhodococcus sp. ABRD24 encodes:
- the folP gene encoding dihydropteroate synthase — protein MGVLNVTADSFSDGGRFLDRDAAIAHGVHLHRLGVDIVDVGGESTRPGAARVDPVVEATRVAPVIADLVGAGVTVSVDTMRASVAAAAIEAGATVINDVSGGRADADMARVVADAGVPWILMHWRPAGEFVHAGGSAHYDDVVREVRDELLFQVDAAVAAGVDPKTIALDPGLGFVKAPDHNWQLLHRLPELVELGFPVLIGASRKRFLGSLLADTDGTVRPPAGREVATAVISALAVSHGVWGVRVHDAQASLDAIAVAGAWTRGRQEMASE, from the coding sequence ATGGGCGTCCTGAATGTGACCGCCGATTCTTTTTCGGACGGTGGTCGATTTCTCGATCGTGACGCGGCCATTGCGCACGGTGTACACCTGCACCGCCTCGGCGTCGACATCGTCGATGTCGGTGGCGAGTCCACGCGGCCGGGCGCTGCCCGCGTAGATCCTGTGGTGGAAGCGACCCGCGTCGCACCGGTCATCGCAGATCTGGTCGGGGCGGGCGTAACCGTCAGCGTGGACACCATGCGCGCGTCGGTGGCGGCGGCGGCGATCGAGGCCGGGGCCACCGTGATCAACGATGTCTCGGGTGGTCGCGCGGACGCCGATATGGCGCGGGTCGTCGCCGATGCGGGCGTGCCGTGGATCCTGATGCACTGGCGTCCCGCGGGGGAGTTCGTCCACGCAGGTGGTTCGGCGCACTACGACGACGTGGTCCGTGAGGTCCGCGACGAGTTGCTCTTTCAGGTGGACGCGGCTGTGGCGGCTGGGGTCGATCCGAAGACCATCGCGCTCGACCCGGGTCTGGGCTTCGTGAAAGCTCCGGACCACAACTGGCAGCTGCTGCACCGGCTCCCGGAACTGGTCGAGCTCGGTTTCCCTGTGCTGATCGGGGCCTCCCGCAAGCGTTTCCTCGGATCGCTACTGGCCGATACCGATGGCACGGTGCGTCCTCCCGCCGGCCGTGAGGTCGCGACCGCGGTGATCTCGGCTCTTGCGGTGTCCCACGGTGTGTGGGGGGTACGGGTTCACGATGCGCAGGCTTCACTCGACGCGATCGCGGTCGCGGGAGCGTGGACACGCGGCAGGCAGGAGATGGCGAGTGAGTGA
- the folB gene encoding dihydroneopterin aldolase, whose translation MSDGSDVSGDRIELRGLKVRGNHGVFEHEKRDGQDFLVDVTLWMDLAPAAASDDLADTFDYGDLAQRAAAIVGGPARDLIETVAAEIADDIMQDARVQRVEVVLHKPAAPIPLTFADVAVVAGRVRAAAGGSR comes from the coding sequence GTGAGTGATGGCAGTGATGTCTCGGGCGATCGCATCGAATTGCGGGGCCTGAAGGTCCGGGGAAACCACGGGGTCTTCGAGCACGAGAAGCGAGACGGTCAGGACTTCCTCGTCGACGTGACGCTCTGGATGGATCTGGCGCCGGCCGCGGCATCGGACGATCTGGCGGACACTTTCGACTACGGCGATCTCGCACAGCGCGCGGCCGCGATCGTCGGCGGCCCGGCCCGGGACCTCATCGAGACCGTGGCCGCAGAGATCGCGGACGACATCATGCAGGACGCCCGCGTGCAGCGCGTGGAGGTGGTCCTGCACAAGCCGGCCGCGCCGATACCGTTGACCTTCGCCGACGTTGCGGTGGTTGCGGGCCGCGTGCGGGCTGCAGCCGGAGGTTCCCGGTGA
- the folK gene encoding 2-amino-4-hydroxy-6-hydroxymethyldihydropteridine diphosphokinase, which translates to MTRAVLSIGSNIGDSLAHLQSVVDGLQGHVVAVSPVYSTAPWGGVEQQDFLNAIVIVDDPDIDGLGWLRRGQQLEAEADRVREQRWGPRTLDVDVVTCDGIRCDGPELTLPHPRAHERAFVLVPWLAVEPDATLVVDGAEMRVDGLLSGLDAAERDGVQRTALRLELR; encoded by the coding sequence GTGACTCGGGCCGTGCTGTCCATCGGATCCAACATCGGGGACAGCCTGGCCCACCTGCAGAGCGTCGTCGACGGGCTGCAAGGTCACGTTGTCGCGGTGTCCCCGGTGTACTCGACGGCGCCGTGGGGAGGGGTGGAGCAGCAGGACTTCCTGAACGCGATCGTGATCGTCGACGACCCGGACATCGACGGCCTGGGGTGGCTTCGGCGCGGCCAGCAACTGGAGGCCGAGGCCGATCGGGTCCGTGAACAGCGCTGGGGGCCTCGCACACTGGATGTGGACGTCGTCACGTGTGATGGGATCCGCTGCGACGGTCCCGAGTTGACGCTGCCGCATCCGCGGGCTCACGAGCGGGCCTTCGTCCTGGTTCCGTGGCTGGCTGTCGAACCGGATGCGACGCTCGTTGTCGATGGTGCCGAGATGCGCGTGGACGGACTGCTGTCCGGCCTCGACGCGGCCGAGCGAGACGGTGTTCAGCGGACTGCGCTGCGACTGGAACTACGGTAG
- a CDS encoding DUF3180 domain-containing protein yields the protein MKPTRIWDLLSLALLAAVATWLLVRVSYGSLPPIPIYAGASLYPVALIETALAFVIRARVRDHAIGPGPRQLHPITAARAAALAKASALVGAASAGVWTGFLVFLWPQRSALRAAVSDSPGVIVGLVAAVLLVVAALWLEHCCRTPDQPPDEPAH from the coding sequence ATGAAGCCGACGCGGATCTGGGACCTGTTGTCACTGGCGCTGCTTGCCGCGGTCGCGACGTGGTTGCTGGTGCGTGTGTCGTATGGCTCGTTGCCGCCGATTCCGATCTATGCCGGTGCGTCGCTCTACCCGGTCGCTCTGATCGAGACCGCGCTCGCGTTCGTGATCCGCGCGCGAGTGCGTGACCATGCGATCGGGCCGGGCCCGCGTCAGCTGCATCCCATTACCGCCGCGAGGGCGGCGGCGCTTGCCAAGGCGTCGGCACTCGTCGGCGCGGCGAGTGCCGGGGTGTGGACGGGCTTCCTCGTTTTCCTGTGGCCCCAGCGTTCGGCGCTGCGCGCGGCCGTCTCGGACAGTCCGGGCGTGATCGTCGGTCTGGTGGCGGCCGTGCTGCTGGTGGTGGCCGCGTTGTGGCTGGAACATTGCTGCCGCACGCCTGACCAACCGCCGGACGAACCCGCGCACTGA
- a CDS encoding DUF6779 domain-containing protein, giving the protein MTVPGRAKSARRNRRSTSQMIVAGLLVLAVAASLFLIFSESVQLLRVGLVLALWAATLGAIAMTKYRRESALDKAKVRDLQKVYELQLEREVSARREYELGVEARVRGELGAESEDIAGLRAELAALRKHLEVLFEGRLPEDRVALRAESTRVQEIAGSYQSGASELHSRGSESSSHEQPPMPHGPAFATPYDDPVTAETSAVAPEPIDVEAVEDAPAEAEHAVEPAAAGSTTAGSTTAEADESGRVDAEPLDNEAEADLQPSRRSRRLAESTETSGAHSSGLTVAEIMANMKSESKDAGPRRRRRAE; this is encoded by the coding sequence ATGACGGTTCCGGGTCGCGCCAAGTCAGCGCGCCGCAACCGGCGCAGTACGAGCCAGATGATCGTTGCCGGGCTACTCGTTCTCGCCGTGGCGGCGTCGCTGTTCCTGATCTTCAGTGAAAGTGTCCAGCTGCTCCGTGTGGGCCTGGTCCTTGCGCTCTGGGCGGCCACGCTGGGAGCCATCGCGATGACCAAGTACCGGCGCGAATCGGCGCTCGACAAGGCCAAGGTCCGGGATCTGCAGAAGGTGTACGAACTGCAACTCGAACGTGAGGTCAGCGCCCGCCGCGAGTACGAGTTGGGCGTCGAGGCGAGGGTCCGCGGCGAACTGGGGGCCGAGTCGGAGGACATCGCCGGCCTGCGGGCCGAGCTCGCGGCGCTGCGCAAACATCTCGAGGTTCTGTTCGAGGGCCGGCTGCCCGAGGATCGGGTGGCCTTGCGGGCCGAGTCGACGCGTGTCCAGGAGATCGCGGGCAGCTACCAGTCGGGAGCATCCGAGTTGCACTCGCGCGGGAGCGAGTCGAGCAGCCACGAGCAGCCACCGATGCCGCACGGACCGGCGTTTGCGACACCGTACGACGACCCGGTGACCGCAGAAACGTCGGCGGTGGCGCCCGAGCCGATAGACGTCGAGGCCGTGGAGGATGCGCCCGCTGAGGCGGAGCATGCCGTCGAGCCGGCAGCGGCCGGATCGACAACAGCTGGATCGACAACAGCTGAGGCCGACGAGTCAGGTCGAGTGGACGCCGAGCCGCTCGATAACGAGGCGGAGGCGGATCTCCAGCCGTCCCGCCGATCACGCCGGCTCGCGGAGAGCACCGAGACCAGCGGTGCGCACTCGAGCGGTCTGACGGTTGCGGAGATAATGGCCAATATGAAGTCCGAGTCGAAGGACGCCGGGCCCCGGCGTCGCCGCCGGGCTGAGTGA
- a CDS encoding DUF2520 domain-containing protein produces the protein MTSFGITNGPAPARLTVGIVSAGRVGTAIGAALERVGHLVVACSAVSDASLHRARTRLPESEILPVADVAARAELLILAVPDDELDALIKGLAATEAVRPGTIVVHTSGANGVGILAPLTAQGVTPLAIHPAMTFTGHDEDTARLSDACFGITAADDIGYAIAQSLVLEIGGEPVRVREAVRPLYHAALAHGSNHLVTLVVDAVAALRVALEGEELMGQELVGRDPNGLPERVLQPLLSAALDNALRRGQAALTGPVARGDATAVAKHLEVLGEVDPQLAAGYRVLSLRTAQRTGSKPELMEVLEDRE, from the coding sequence GTGACCTCCTTCGGGATCACTAATGGGCCTGCACCTGCGCGATTGACGGTAGGAATCGTCTCCGCAGGTCGGGTCGGGACAGCCATCGGCGCCGCGCTGGAGCGGGTCGGTCACCTGGTTGTCGCCTGTTCCGCAGTGTCGGACGCTTCCCTTCATCGTGCCCGGACCAGGCTCCCGGAGTCCGAGATCCTTCCCGTTGCCGACGTCGCGGCCCGAGCCGAGTTGCTGATTCTCGCAGTTCCCGACGACGAGCTCGACGCCCTGATCAAAGGTTTGGCAGCCACCGAGGCCGTCCGCCCGGGCACGATCGTGGTGCACACCTCCGGCGCCAACGGCGTCGGAATTCTCGCGCCGCTCACCGCGCAGGGCGTGACCCCGCTGGCGATTCACCCAGCGATGACGTTCACCGGCCACGACGAGGACACCGCCCGCCTGTCCGACGCCTGCTTCGGCATCACTGCCGCCGACGACATCGGCTACGCGATCGCCCAGTCGCTCGTGCTCGAGATCGGTGGCGAGCCGGTGCGGGTCCGGGAAGCTGTTCGGCCGCTCTATCACGCGGCCCTTGCACACGGCAGTAACCACCTGGTGACCCTCGTCGTCGACGCGGTCGCGGCGCTACGCGTGGCGCTCGAGGGCGAGGAACTGATGGGCCAGGAACTCGTCGGCAGGGACCCCAACGGGCTGCCCGAGCGAGTGTTGCAACCGTTGCTGTCGGCGGCCCTGGACAATGCGCTGCGCCGGGGCCAGGCGGCCCTGACCGGACCAGTGGCCCGAGGCGACGCGACCGCCGTCGCAAAGCACCTCGAGGTGCTGGGGGAGGTCGACCCACAACTGGCCGCCGGATATCGGGTCCTGTCACTGCGGACCGCGCAGCGCACGGGATCGAAGCCGGAACTGATGGAAGTACTCGAGGATCGAGAATGA
- the panC gene encoding pantoate--beta-alanine ligase: protein MGTVTEASALQGGYKRGELTVHHDPAIVTRVSKALRGVGRQVALVPTMGALHAGHIELVRQAKLTGAVVIVSIFVNPLQFAANEDLDAYPRTLDADLELLRAEGVELVFAPTAAAMYPNGMRTTVLPGPLGADLDGRSRPTHFEGMLTVVAKLLQIAAPNAAFFGEKDYQQLTLIRQMVRDLNFDVRIIGVPTVRERDGLALSSRNRYLDAEQRELATVLSASLVAGAHAAAGGAEAILATAREVLAAAPGVEVEYLEVRGVDLGPAPERGDGRLLVAARIGTTRLIDNVGVAVGTGFLERDTGDSDGSAAIDDLLSH, encoded by the coding sequence ATGGGCACTGTGACCGAAGCGTCTGCACTGCAGGGCGGGTACAAGCGCGGCGAACTGACCGTGCACCACGACCCCGCGATCGTGACGCGGGTGTCGAAGGCGTTGCGCGGGGTCGGCCGTCAGGTCGCGCTGGTCCCCACGATGGGGGCTCTGCATGCGGGGCACATCGAGCTGGTCCGGCAGGCGAAACTGACCGGTGCGGTCGTGATCGTGTCGATCTTCGTCAATCCGCTCCAGTTCGCCGCGAACGAGGACCTCGACGCGTACCCGCGCACGCTCGACGCGGACCTCGAACTGCTGCGCGCCGAAGGCGTCGAGCTGGTGTTCGCGCCCACCGCGGCCGCGATGTACCCGAATGGCATGCGGACCACAGTGCTCCCGGGTCCGCTGGGCGCCGATCTCGATGGCAGAAGTAGGCCGACGCACTTCGAAGGGATGCTCACCGTTGTCGCGAAGCTCCTGCAGATCGCTGCCCCCAACGCGGCGTTCTTCGGCGAGAAGGACTATCAGCAGCTCACGCTGATCCGCCAGATGGTCCGCGACCTCAACTTCGACGTCCGGATCATCGGTGTGCCGACTGTGCGTGAGCGCGACGGCCTGGCGCTGTCCTCGCGTAACCGCTACCTCGATGCCGAGCAGCGTGAACTGGCAACGGTCCTGTCGGCGTCTCTCGTGGCTGGCGCGCATGCGGCCGCCGGCGGCGCGGAGGCAATCCTGGCGACTGCCAGGGAGGTGCTCGCGGCGGCGCCTGGCGTCGAGGTGGAATATCTGGAGGTGCGTGGCGTCGATCTGGGGCCGGCGCCCGAGCGCGGCGACGGCCGGCTGCTCGTAGCCGCGCGCATCGGAACCACCCGGCTGATCGACAACGTCGGCGTCGCGGTGGGAACCGGATTCCTCGAAAGAGACACCGGCGACTCCGACGGCTCTGCTGCCATCGACGACCTCCTCTCCCACTAG
- the panD gene encoding aspartate 1-decarboxylase yields MLRTMMKSKIHRATVTHADLHYVGSVTVDQDLMEAADLLEGEQVTIVDIDNGARLETYVITGERGTGVIGINGAAAHLVNPGDLVILIAYGVMDEQECRDYAPRVVFVDGDNKPVELGSDPAYAPEGSGLITPRMLSSLV; encoded by the coding sequence ATGCTGCGCACCATGATGAAGTCGAAGATTCACCGCGCCACGGTCACACACGCGGACCTGCACTACGTGGGATCGGTGACCGTCGATCAGGATCTGATGGAGGCGGCCGATCTGCTCGAGGGCGAGCAGGTCACGATCGTCGACATCGACAACGGCGCCCGCCTCGAGACGTACGTCATCACCGGAGAGCGTGGCACCGGCGTGATCGGGATCAACGGTGCGGCAGCGCATCTGGTCAATCCGGGTGACTTGGTGATCCTGATCGCCTATGGCGTGATGGACGAGCAGGAGTGCCGCGATTACGCCCCGCGCGTGGTATTCGTCGACGGTGACAACAAGCCGGTGGAGCTCGGTTCGGATCCGGCGTACGCGCCCGAGGGATCCGGGCTGATCACCCCACGGATGCTCTCCAGCCTGGTGTAG
- a CDS encoding type III pantothenate kinase, whose product MLLTVDVRNTNIVLGLFTGSGSHSKLVQDWRMRTDARMTADELALTFRGLLGAHVDEITGVSALSTVPSVLREIRVMLDRYWKHVPHVVVEPGVRTGVPLLVDNPKEVGADRIVNSLAAHHLYDGACIVVDFGTSTCVDVVSAKGEFLGGAIAPGLEISTDALASQSAALRKVELVRPRSVVGKNTVECMQAGAVFGFAGLVDGLVGRVRRELAAFGGSDVAVIATGDTAPLIMPECATVEHHEPDLTLEGLRLVYERNLARRGASRRVADG is encoded by the coding sequence ATGCTCCTCACCGTCGATGTCCGGAACACCAACATTGTTCTCGGGCTCTTCACGGGCAGCGGTTCGCACTCGAAGTTGGTGCAGGACTGGAGGATGCGCACCGACGCGCGGATGACCGCGGACGAGTTGGCGCTGACATTCCGGGGCCTGCTCGGTGCGCACGTCGACGAGATCACCGGCGTTTCGGCGCTGTCGACGGTGCCGTCGGTGCTCCGTGAGATCCGGGTGATGCTGGACCGTTACTGGAAACACGTGCCGCACGTCGTAGTAGAACCCGGCGTCCGGACCGGTGTGCCGCTGCTGGTGGACAACCCGAAGGAGGTGGGTGCGGACCGGATCGTCAACAGTCTTGCCGCGCACCATCTCTACGACGGTGCTTGTATCGTCGTCGACTTCGGAACCTCGACGTGTGTCGACGTCGTTTCCGCGAAGGGAGAATTCCTCGGCGGAGCGATCGCGCCGGGGCTCGAGATCTCCACGGATGCCTTGGCCTCCCAGTCCGCTGCACTACGCAAGGTGGAACTGGTGCGGCCGCGATCGGTGGTGGGCAAGAACACTGTCGAGTGCATGCAGGCCGGTGCCGTGTTCGGGTTCGCGGGTCTGGTCGACGGGCTGGTCGGACGGGTGCGCCGGGAGCTCGCGGCATTCGGCGGTTCCGACGTCGCGGTGATCGCCACGGGTGACACTGCGCCGCTGATCATGCCGGAATGCGCGACCGTCGAGCATCACGAGCCGGACCTGACCCTCGAGGGCCTGCGACTGGTGTACGAGCGCAATCTTGCTCGCCGCGGGGCATCGCGCCGAGTCGCCGACGGGTAA
- a CDS encoding cysteine dioxygenase family protein translates to MLSAYSRDVFTSTSDRGARRLDSALPTRLRPADLLCITDQGAADVLEGRHDQLLPGAFPTSERWSARLYTDDDVDVWLISWVPGEATELHDHAGSFGALTVLSGSLEEYRWSGSELRRRTLEAGDQASFPLGWVHDMMRAPGPVTATTEPTLSVHAYSPPLTAMSYYEVTAHGALRRTRTELTDLPEGGSK, encoded by the coding sequence ATGCTCTCTGCATATTCTCGTGACGTTTTCACGTCCACCTCTGATCGCGGTGCCCGACGCCTCGATTCCGCATTGCCCACTCGGCTGCGTCCTGCAGATCTGTTGTGCATCACCGACCAGGGTGCCGCCGACGTCCTCGAGGGCCGGCACGACCAGCTGCTGCCGGGTGCGTTCCCGACGAGCGAGCGGTGGTCGGCCCGTCTCTACACCGACGACGATGTCGATGTCTGGTTGATCAGCTGGGTACCCGGCGAGGCCACCGAATTACATGATCACGCGGGCTCTTTCGGCGCTCTGACGGTGCTCAGTGGCAGCCTCGAGGAATACCGCTGGTCCGGCAGCGAGCTGCGTCGTCGCACACTCGAGGCCGGCGATCAGGCGTCGTTCCCGCTCGGATGGGTGCACGACATGATGCGTGCACCGGGTCCCGTCACTGCTACCACCGAACCCACGCTGAGCGTGCACGCGTACTCGCCGCCGCTCACCGCCATGTCCTACTACGAGGTCACCGCGCATGGCGCACTGCGCCGCACTCGTACCGAGCTGACCGACCTGCCCGAAGGGGGCTCCAAGTGA
- a CDS encoding rhodanese-like domain-containing protein — translation MTIDQMLDDARSQIDRMYVFELIEAHRRGAIFVDIRPQAQRALEGTLPGALAIERNVLEWRLDPTSSAHLALAVDHDVEWVVVCSEGYTSSLAAASLRQLGLHRATDLVGGYAAIKAAGLLGALMGERHCSRELATVSAH, via the coding sequence GTGACCATCGACCAGATGCTCGACGACGCTCGTTCCCAGATCGACCGGATGTACGTTTTCGAACTGATCGAGGCGCATCGCCGCGGTGCGATCTTCGTGGACATTCGTCCGCAGGCCCAGCGCGCGCTCGAGGGCACGTTGCCCGGTGCGCTCGCGATCGAGCGCAACGTCCTCGAATGGCGCCTGGATCCCACGAGCAGTGCACACCTGGCGCTCGCGGTCGATCACGACGTCGAGTGGGTCGTCGTCTGCTCCGAGGGCTATACCTCGAGCCTGGCGGCGGCGTCGCTGCGGCAGCTCGGACTGCACAGGGCGACCGATCTGGTCGGCGGCTATGCGGCGATCAAGGCGGCCGGTCTGCTCGGCGCGCTCATGGGTGAGCGTCATTGCTCCCGCGAACTAGCGACGGTATCGGCACACTGA
- the lysS gene encoding lysine--tRNA ligase, translating to MSEAPAQPVDDTPEQLRIRREKRERLLAQGQEPYPVAVPRTHSLAEVRAKYPDLEPDSSTGEQVGVVGRVIFVRNTGKLCFATLQEGDGTQLQAMLSLANVGADALAAWKSDIDLGDFVFVHGEVISSRRGELSVMADAWQMAAKSLRPLPVAHKEMSEESRVRQRYADLIVRPEARENARKRVAVVRELRNALERRGFLEVETPMLQTLHGGAAARPFVTHSNALDIDLYLRIAPELFLKRCVVGGIEKVFEINRNFRNEGVDSTHSPEFAMLETYEAYGTYDDSAKMIRELVQEVAQAAFGTQVVTLADGSEYDLSGEWKTMEMYPSLSEAIGVTVTPDTTVDELLELAAKVGLEVPKDKGYGHGKLVEELWEHQCGDQLYGPTFVRNFPVETSPLTRQHRSQPGVTEKWDLYVRGFELATGYSELVDPVIQRERFVDQARLASAGDDEAMVLDEEFLAAMEQGMPPTTGTGMGIDRLLMALTGLGIRETILFPIVRPSAR from the coding sequence GTGAGTGAAGCACCAGCCCAGCCAGTCGACGACACCCCCGAGCAGCTCCGGATCCGCCGGGAGAAGCGGGAGCGTCTGCTCGCCCAGGGGCAGGAGCCGTATCCGGTGGCGGTGCCGCGCACTCACAGCCTCGCGGAGGTCCGCGCCAAGTACCCCGATCTCGAGCCCGACTCGAGCACCGGCGAGCAGGTTGGCGTCGTCGGCCGTGTCATCTTCGTGCGAAATACCGGCAAGCTCTGCTTCGCGACGCTGCAGGAGGGCGACGGCACTCAACTGCAGGCGATGCTCAGCCTCGCGAACGTCGGCGCGGACGCGCTGGCGGCCTGGAAGTCGGACATCGACCTCGGCGACTTCGTGTTCGTGCACGGTGAGGTGATCAGCTCTCGCCGCGGTGAACTCAGCGTGATGGCAGACGCGTGGCAGATGGCGGCCAAGTCGCTGCGTCCGCTGCCGGTCGCGCACAAGGAGATGAGCGAGGAGTCCCGCGTCCGCCAGCGCTACGCGGACCTCATCGTGCGTCCCGAGGCCCGGGAGAACGCGCGCAAGCGCGTGGCCGTGGTCAGGGAGCTGCGCAATGCGCTCGAGCGCCGCGGATTCCTCGAGGTCGAGACCCCGATGCTGCAGACCCTGCACGGCGGTGCCGCGGCCCGTCCGTTCGTGACGCACTCCAATGCACTCGACATCGATCTGTACCTGCGCATCGCGCCCGAGTTGTTCCTCAAGCGCTGCGTCGTCGGAGGAATCGAGAAGGTCTTCGAGATCAACAGGAACTTCCGCAACGAGGGCGTCGATTCGACGCATTCGCCGGAGTTCGCGATGCTCGAGACATACGAGGCATACGGCACTTACGACGATTCCGCGAAGATGATCCGCGAACTCGTCCAGGAAGTCGCGCAGGCGGCATTCGGTACACAGGTCGTCACGCTCGCCGACGGCAGCGAGTACGACCTCAGTGGCGAATGGAAGACGATGGAGATGTATCCGTCGCTGTCCGAAGCCATCGGCGTGACGGTCACACCCGACACCACTGTCGACGAGCTTCTGGAGCTGGCGGCGAAGGTCGGACTCGAGGTGCCCAAGGACAAGGGGTACGGTCACGGCAAGCTTGTCGAGGAGCTGTGGGAGCACCAGTGCGGTGACCAGCTGTACGGGCCCACCTTCGTGCGGAATTTCCCGGTCGAGACCTCGCCCCTGACCCGCCAGCATCGCAGTCAGCCGGGTGTGACGGAGAAGTGGGATCTGTACGTTCGCGGATTCGAGCTCGCGACAGGGTATTCCGAACTGGTGGATCCGGTGATCCAGCGCGAGCGGTTCGTCGACCAAGCGCGTCTTGCGTCTGCGGGGGACGACGAGGCGATGGTCCTGGACGAGGAGTTCCTTGCGGCGATGGAACAGGGAATGCCGCCGACGACCGGTACCGGTATGGGAATCGACCGTCTGCTCATGGCGCTGACCGGATTGGGAATCCGGGAAACCATCTTGTTCCCAATTGTCCGGCCGAGTGCCCGCTGA
- a CDS encoding Lsr2 family protein, producing the protein MAKKVTVTLIDDVDQDATADETVEFGLDGVLYEIDLSSENAAKLREQLDVWVSHARKVTNRRRAVKGAASGSTSRVAVDREQSAAIREWARRNGFAVSSRGRISAEISEAYNKAH; encoded by the coding sequence ATGGCAAAGAAGGTCACTGTTACGCTGATCGACGACGTCGATCAGGATGCCACTGCCGACGAAACTGTCGAGTTCGGACTGGACGGGGTTCTGTACGAGATCGATCTATCGTCCGAGAATGCTGCGAAACTGCGTGAGCAACTCGATGTGTGGGTTTCACATGCCCGCAAGGTGACGAATCGTCGTCGTGCGGTCAAGGGCGCAGCGAGCGGTTCGACCTCGCGTGTGGCTGTGGACCGCGAGCAGAGTGCGGCCATTCGGGAATGGGCACGTCGTAACGGATTCGCAGTGTCCTCTCGCGGACGCATCTCGGCGGAGATCTCCGAGGCATACAACAAGGCTCACTGA